The Stenotrophomonas rhizophila genome has a window encoding:
- a CDS encoding alpha/beta fold hydrolase, giving the protein MTATRVRLHVEDTGGTGRPVVLIHGWPLSAESWRAQVPVLKAAGYRVVAYDRRGFGRSEKPADGYEYDTLADDLAGVLEQLDLQDATLVGFSMGGGEVARYIARHGEQRLRSVVFAAAVPPYMLKTADNPDGPLAEEKAEQMRMGLENHRDEFFDGFTKDFFSANGELKVTEKQRQEAIELCKQSDQTAALGCMKAFGTTDFREDLKKVTVPTLVLHGDSDGTVPYEGSGRRTHEAIRGSEVVLLKDAPHGCNASHAEQFNAALVAFLAR; this is encoded by the coding sequence ATGACTGCAACACGCGTACGTCTACACGTTGAAGACACCGGCGGCACCGGTCGCCCGGTTGTGCTGATCCACGGCTGGCCGCTGTCGGCCGAATCCTGGCGTGCCCAGGTGCCGGTGCTGAAGGCCGCGGGCTACCGCGTGGTGGCCTATGACCGCCGTGGCTTCGGCCGTTCGGAAAAGCCGGCCGATGGCTATGAGTACGACACGCTGGCCGACGACCTTGCCGGGGTGCTGGAGCAGCTGGACCTGCAGGATGCGACGCTGGTGGGCTTCTCGATGGGCGGCGGCGAAGTTGCGCGCTACATCGCTCGCCACGGGGAACAGCGCCTTCGCAGCGTGGTATTCGCTGCGGCGGTGCCGCCCTACATGCTTAAGACCGCCGACAACCCGGACGGCCCGCTGGCCGAAGAAAAAGCCGAGCAGATGCGGATGGGGCTGGAGAACCACCGTGACGAGTTCTTCGACGGGTTCACCAAGGATTTCTTCAGCGCCAATGGCGAGTTGAAGGTCACTGAAAAGCAGCGCCAGGAAGCAATCGAGCTGTGCAAGCAGTCTGATCAGACGGCGGCGCTGGGCTGCATGAAGGCGTTTGGCACCACCGATTTCCGCGAGGACCTGAAGAAGGTTACGGTGCCCACGCTGGTGCTGCATGGTGACAGCGACGGCACGGTGCCGTATGAAGGCTCGGGCCGCCGTACGCATGAGGCGATTCGAGGTAGCGAGGTGGTGCTGCTGAAGGATGCGCCGCATGGGTGTAATGCCAGCCATGCCGAGCAGTTCAATGCAGCGTTGGTTGCGTTCCTGGCGCGGTGA
- a CDS encoding alpha/beta fold hydrolase codes for MNDVLAKHKRVNLHVEDTGGDGRPVVLVHDWPLTLDQWKLQVPSLRSAGYRVISYDRRGFGRSEKPSEGYSYDETAADLAALIVDMQLTNVSLVGFGMGAAEAARAEVLLGGEGIRRLMLVSTVTPFMLRSDTNPNGWLQSSEYVRMLQALGDDRSAFFTSLMEDHHSVNGELKITLDQLEELVRMCETSDQTAAMRCLESVCTTDHRSELAVVGAPATILHGTADEFAPVQNAALGTRWAMKSGLVALITGAPHGLNITNADEFNEALLRLLPE; via the coding sequence ATGAATGATGTTCTTGCCAAACACAAGCGCGTGAACCTGCATGTTGAAGACACCGGCGGCGATGGTCGCCCGGTGGTGTTGGTGCACGATTGGCCACTTACCCTGGATCAGTGGAAGCTGCAGGTTCCCTCACTGCGCAGCGCCGGCTACCGCGTCATTTCCTATGACCGGCGAGGTTTCGGGCGATCGGAGAAGCCGAGCGAGGGCTACAGCTACGATGAAACAGCCGCTGACCTGGCCGCGTTGATCGTGGACATGCAGCTCACCAACGTCAGCCTCGTTGGCTTCGGCATGGGAGCGGCCGAAGCAGCGCGGGCCGAGGTGCTATTAGGCGGGGAAGGCATCAGACGCCTGATGCTGGTTTCGACCGTGACGCCATTCATGCTCAGATCCGATACGAACCCGAACGGGTGGCTGCAATCTTCGGAATACGTGCGCATGTTGCAGGCGCTCGGCGACGATCGCAGCGCGTTCTTTACTTCATTGATGGAGGACCATCACAGCGTCAACGGAGAATTGAAGATCACCTTGGACCAGCTTGAAGAGCTCGTTCGAATGTGCGAGACGTCCGACCAAACTGCCGCCATGAGATGCCTGGAATCGGTCTGTACGACCGACCACCGGTCCGAACTTGCCGTAGTCGGAGCACCTGCAACGATCCTGCACGGCACGGCAGATGAATTCGCGCCAGTTCAGAACGCAGCGCTTGGAACCCGGTGGGCCATGAAAAGCGGCTTGGTTGCCCTTATCACAGGTGCGCCGCATGGCCTGAACATCACCAATGCAGATGAGTTCAATGAAGCATTGTTGCGGCTTCTTCCGGAGTAG
- a CDS encoding EAL domain-containing protein has protein sequence MKRASTIAAIALAALLGAILPVAALVYISWSRAQVAETDRLERTAERTLQRAHRAYEAGLLALRKLNQAQLPGCSPEHLKLMRSLTLSTTSAEQVGYFEEGRLRCTSWGMVEDLVPEPTPDHITADGASITLGVRPVAGDGAASLLSLQLGRHDILMDPSRFVDVIAEPNVRLAVATPDGRLIAQQPMADPELLQRLLREPHNGHTPRTLFASAQDQEWLAIAIAPRVGLVAAFQQQLWQLVPLGVVGAVLATVAGIWLSRRRLSLRNELASAVRRREFRMDYQPIIELDTGICVGAEALVRWSRADGTQVRPDLFIPVAEETGLIEALTDHVMDLVISDMRELLIHDRSAHIAINLSAGDVSSGRALKVLSGKLVGSGIHPQQIWLEATERGFLDIQGARTSLAAARRAGHCVAIDDFGVGYSSLQYLQQLPLDALKIDKSFIDSIGTHSVTSPVTSHIIDMAKTLGLFTVAEGIETSAQLAYLQSRQVEFGQGWLFSRPLPAPEFVAFHEQRRMQYGKAPEDMQNPNSITE, from the coding sequence TTGAAGCGCGCCAGCACCATCGCCGCCATCGCGCTTGCCGCCCTTCTGGGGGCCATCCTGCCTGTGGCCGCGCTGGTCTACATCAGCTGGAGCCGCGCCCAGGTCGCCGAGACCGACCGCCTCGAGCGCACCGCCGAACGTACACTTCAACGTGCCCACCGCGCCTACGAGGCCGGCCTGCTGGCGCTGCGCAAGCTCAACCAGGCGCAACTGCCTGGCTGCTCGCCCGAGCACCTCAAGCTGATGCGCAGCCTCACGCTGAGCACCACCTCCGCCGAACAGGTGGGGTATTTCGAGGAAGGCCGGCTGCGCTGCACCTCCTGGGGCATGGTCGAGGACCTGGTGCCCGAACCCACCCCAGACCACATCACCGCCGACGGCGCCTCCATCACCCTTGGCGTGCGGCCGGTGGCCGGCGATGGTGCCGCCTCGCTGCTCTCCCTGCAGCTGGGCCGCCACGACATCCTGATGGACCCCTCCCGGTTCGTGGATGTCATCGCCGAACCCAACGTGCGGCTGGCGGTGGCCACCCCCGATGGCCGCCTGATCGCCCAGCAGCCCATGGCCGACCCGGAACTGCTGCAGCGTCTGCTGCGCGAACCGCACAACGGGCATACCCCGCGCACGCTGTTTGCCAGCGCGCAGGACCAGGAATGGCTGGCCATCGCCATCGCCCCACGGGTCGGGCTGGTGGCAGCCTTCCAGCAGCAGCTCTGGCAGCTGGTGCCGCTGGGCGTGGTGGGCGCGGTGCTGGCCACCGTCGCCGGCATCTGGCTCTCGCGCCGCCGCCTGTCGCTGCGCAACGAACTGGCCAGCGCGGTGCGCCGCCGTGAGTTCCGCATGGACTACCAGCCCATCATCGAACTGGACACCGGCATCTGCGTGGGCGCCGAAGCGCTGGTGCGCTGGTCGCGCGCCGACGGCACCCAGGTGCGGCCGGATCTGTTCATTCCTGTCGCCGAAGAAACCGGCCTGATCGAAGCGCTCACCGACCACGTGATGGACTTGGTGATCAGCGACATGCGTGAGCTGCTCATCCATGATCGCAGCGCGCATATCGCCATCAACCTGTCCGCCGGCGATGTCAGCAGCGGGCGGGCATTGAAGGTGCTGTCCGGCAAGCTGGTCGGCAGCGGCATCCACCCGCAGCAGATCTGGCTGGAAGCCACCGAACGGGGTTTCCTCGATATCCAGGGCGCGCGCACCTCGCTGGCTGCCGCGCGGCGTGCCGGGCACTGCGTGGCCATCGACGACTTCGGCGTCGGCTATTCCAGCCTTCAGTACCTGCAGCAGCTGCCGCTGGATGCGTTGAAGATCGACAAGTCGTTCATTGATTCCATCGGCACCCACAGCGTGACCAGCCCGGTCACCTCGCACATCATCGACATGGCCAAGACGCTGGGGCTGTTCACCGTGGCCGAGGGCATCGAAACCTCGGCCCAGCTCGCCTACCTGCAGTCGCGCCAAGTGGAGTTCGGCCAGGGCTGGCTGTTCTCGCGGCCGCTGCCAGCCCCGGAGTTCGTGGCCTTCCATGAGCAGCGGCGCATGCAGTATGGGAAGGCGCCGGAAGACATGCAGAACCCCAATTCGATCACCGAGTAG
- a CDS encoding lytic transglycosylase domain-containing protein: MKPLLPAVLALLPLLLPGTASARTVYRCVQNNTVSLATAPEPGSKCKAQQIDDNAVQAPNLWGNMGVFSGTLYEREQDGQLVYSTRNLPGSRVFLKFTVATPPGEPAHEGLGKVGAPQLNRHAKQFKAAARATGVDDAWLRAIAHAESGFDAGAVSPKGAQGVMQLMPDTATELGVSDPLSAEQSINGGARYLKALLARYKGDRTLAAAAYNAGIGAVTRYKGVPPYAETLAYVEKVGALYARYREAMGFKPETPAR, from the coding sequence ATGAAGCCCCTGCTGCCTGCCGTGCTGGCCCTGTTGCCGTTGCTGTTGCCCGGCACTGCGTCCGCGCGCACGGTGTATCGCTGCGTACAGAACAACACCGTCAGCCTGGCCACGGCGCCGGAGCCGGGTTCGAAGTGCAAGGCGCAGCAGATCGACGACAACGCGGTGCAGGCGCCCAACCTGTGGGGCAACATGGGGGTGTTCAGCGGCACCTTGTATGAGCGCGAACAGGACGGGCAGCTGGTGTACTCCACCCGCAACCTTCCCGGTTCGCGGGTATTCCTGAAATTCACTGTGGCCACCCCACCAGGCGAACCCGCGCACGAAGGGCTGGGCAAGGTCGGCGCGCCGCAGCTCAACCGCCATGCGAAACAGTTCAAGGCGGCGGCGCGGGCCACGGGCGTGGACGATGCCTGGCTGCGCGCGATCGCCCATGCCGAAAGCGGCTTCGATGCCGGCGCGGTGTCGCCCAAGGGCGCGCAGGGGGTGATGCAGCTGATGCCGGATACCGCTACCGAACTGGGCGTGTCCGATCCGCTTTCCGCCGAGCAGTCGATCAATGGCGGCGCGCGGTACCTGAAGGCGCTGCTGGCGCGCTACAAAGGCGACCGCACGCTGGCGGCGGCCGCCTACAACGCGGGCATCGGAGCGGTGACCCGCTACAAGGGCGTGCCGCCGTATGCGGAAACGCTGGCCTACGTGGAGAAAGTGGGCGCGCTGTACGCGCGCTACCGCGAGGCGATGGGCTTCAAACCGGAAACCCCGGCGCGATAG
- a CDS encoding XVIPCD domain-containing protein, producing MSREAPYTVTVYVAAPGTPLRAGGTSAAGHMYLVVEHGKERVSASLNVLAKENGLSRVDHVMLSERTPNATAAENIFVVQGERNDPAHLRASMPTAQAAQTPVEASLERGEQLANANQQTQQLAAQAEQTQSQEREAAVRRMG from the coding sequence ATGAGCAGGGAAGCTCCCTACACCGTTACCGTCTACGTCGCAGCTCCCGGAACGCCGCTGCGCGCTGGTGGCACCTCTGCTGCCGGGCACATGTACCTGGTTGTTGAACATGGCAAAGAACGTGTCAGCGCAAGCCTGAATGTGCTCGCCAAGGAAAATGGGCTATCGCGCGTGGACCACGTAATGCTCAGTGAGCGCACCCCAAACGCGACGGCAGCTGAAAACATCTTCGTCGTGCAGGGCGAGCGCAACGACCCAGCACATCTGCGCGCTTCCATGCCCACCGCGCAGGCCGCCCAGACCCCGGTTGAAGCTTCGCTGGAACGTGGCGAGCAGTTGGCCAACGCCAACCAGCAGACCCAGCAGCTGGCGGCGCAGGCCGAACAGACGCAATCGCAGGAGCGTGAGGCTGCCGTGCGGCGAATGGGGTGA
- a CDS encoding ABC-F family ATP-binding cassette domain-containing protein, translating into MTAFTLTLDRVTFTLPDGRVLFPELSASFDTTPTGLVGRNGVGKSVLGRLLAGQLQPSSGHIQRQGHVHLLAQHSGVLPGRIVDLAGVAPQLDALDRIEAGSVDPHDFAVVGERWTLREQLQAQWQRLGLPELDPAQPAATLSGGQAMQVALAGALLSDADALVLDEPSNHLDSAHRTRLIEALAQWRGGLIVISHDRALLREMQRIVELTPSGLRSYGGNYDLYAAQKQAEQASAEAELALRKRERRQEQAALREQRERQEHRQSRAQRDARTANQAPILLGGMKNRAEHSAGRLQAQQLERRAAADNRVREAAAGVDEAVQIAMLGPSLAAPGPQQVATLANVHLPWVEAPWRRITLHLQRGDRIGVRGRNGSGKSTLLRVLAGEVAPLGGEVKRAAGIALLDQTLSALPAQDSALQLLQRANPMASEGPLRTQLALLGLDAERSLRPLASLSGGERVKAALAAVLYADVPPQLLLLDEPGNHLDLASLAALEQMLNQYRGSVVIVSHDQALLDAVQLTHHLDAGEEGWQLKLL; encoded by the coding sequence ATGACCGCATTCACCCTCACGCTCGACCGCGTGACATTCACCCTGCCCGATGGCCGGGTGCTGTTCCCTGAACTTTCTGCCTCGTTCGATACCACCCCTACCGGCCTGGTGGGTCGCAACGGCGTGGGCAAGAGCGTGCTCGGCCGCCTGCTGGCCGGGCAGCTCCAGCCCAGCAGCGGGCACATCCAGCGGCAAGGCCACGTGCACCTGCTTGCCCAGCACAGTGGCGTGCTGCCCGGCCGCATCGTCGACCTGGCCGGCGTCGCCCCGCAGTTGGATGCACTGGACCGGATCGAAGCCGGCAGCGTGGACCCGCACGACTTCGCCGTGGTGGGCGAACGCTGGACCCTGCGCGAGCAGTTGCAGGCGCAATGGCAGCGGCTTGGCCTGCCCGAACTGGATCCCGCGCAACCGGCCGCCACGCTCAGCGGCGGCCAGGCCATGCAGGTGGCGTTGGCCGGTGCCCTGCTCTCAGACGCGGATGCACTGGTGCTGGACGAGCCCAGCAACCACCTCGACAGCGCACATCGAACCCGGCTGATCGAGGCGCTGGCGCAGTGGCGTGGCGGCCTGATCGTCATCAGCCACGACCGCGCGTTGCTGCGGGAGATGCAGCGCATTGTCGAACTCACGCCCAGCGGGTTGCGCAGCTACGGCGGCAACTACGACCTGTATGCCGCGCAGAAGCAGGCCGAACAGGCCAGCGCCGAAGCCGAGCTTGCCCTGCGCAAGCGCGAGCGCCGGCAGGAGCAGGCCGCACTACGCGAACAGCGCGAGCGGCAGGAACACCGCCAATCACGCGCCCAGCGCGATGCCCGCACCGCCAACCAGGCCCCCATCCTGCTGGGCGGCATGAAGAACCGCGCCGAGCACAGCGCCGGCCGGCTGCAGGCGCAGCAGCTTGAACGGCGCGCAGCGGCCGACAACCGGGTACGGGAGGCGGCAGCGGGGGTTGATGAGGCCGTCCAGATTGCAATGCTCGGGCCCAGCCTGGCCGCGCCCGGTCCGCAACAGGTCGCCACGCTTGCCAACGTGCACCTGCCATGGGTGGAGGCGCCTTGGCGGCGCATCACCCTGCATCTCCAGCGCGGCGACCGCATCGGCGTGCGCGGCCGCAACGGCAGTGGCAAGTCCACCCTGCTGCGGGTGCTGGCCGGTGAGGTGGCGCCGCTTGGTGGCGAGGTCAAGCGCGCGGCTGGCATCGCCCTGCTTGACCAGACGTTGTCCGCGCTTCCCGCGCAGGATTCCGCGCTGCAGCTGTTGCAGCGCGCGAACCCGATGGCCAGCGAGGGCCCCCTGCGCACCCAGCTGGCCCTGCTCGGCCTGGATGCCGAGCGCAGCCTGCGCCCGCTGGCCAGCCTGAGCGGTGGCGAACGGGTCAAGGCCGCGCTGGCCGCCGTGCTGTATGCGGACGTCCCGCCGCAGCTACTGCTGCTCGACGAGCCGGGCAACCACCTGGACCTGGCCTCGCTGGCCGCGCTGGAGCAGATGCTCAATCAGTACCGCGGCAGCGTAGTGATCGTCTCGCACGACCAGGCACTGCTGGATGCCGTGCAGCTGACCCATCATCTGGATGCCGGCGAGGAGGGGTGGCAGTTGAAGCTGCTGTAG
- a CDS encoding REP-associated tyrosine transposase: protein MATETPSWQPGSAYFFSAHLRDRYSRLLVEHAQLLRLAFRIAQQARPFRINAIVVLPDHLHGVWTLPDGDEEGHRRWLQIQAVFDRQLPGHPPRAMVRRDRTVRPLWHSDFRERRLVDADDVQRHIAYVHSYPVQNGFVREACEWPYSSIHRRCAREGGPC, encoded by the coding sequence ATGGCTACTGAAACCCCCTCCTGGCAACCCGGCAGCGCGTACTTCTTCAGCGCGCATCTTCGTGATCGCTACAGCCGCCTGCTGGTGGAGCACGCGCAGTTACTGCGGCTGGCATTCCGGATAGCGCAGCAGGCGCGGCCGTTCCGGATCAATGCGATCGTGGTGCTGCCCGATCATCTGCACGGCGTGTGGACGCTGCCGGATGGGGACGAAGAGGGCCACCGGCGATGGCTGCAGATCCAGGCCGTGTTCGACCGCCAGCTGCCGGGTCATCCACCGCGTGCGATGGTGCGCCGTGACCGCACGGTTCGGCCGCTATGGCACTCCGACTTCCGTGAGCGACGGTTGGTCGATGCCGATGACGTGCAGCGCCACATCGCTTACGTACACAGCTATCCCGTGCAGAACGGGTTCGTTCGCGAGGCCTGCGAGTGGCCCTACAGTTCCATCCACCGCCGTTGTGCCAGGGAGGGCGGGCCATGCTGA
- a CDS encoding GAF domain-containing protein: MTPSTPVAFDETERQRALDALHIVGSLPEPAYDDIVKVAAAVCGTPMALVTLIDRDRQWFKARTGLEGVQTERNVAVCDHAIRQPTQLMEVGDLNQDARFADNPVLKDLGARFYAGMPLVTEDGAAVGSVCVVDVNPRELNTTQREALQALARLTMTLMESRGREREQQVAAILDQGVAEETAVAPDAAGAYTVVILELQDLSELAQRLGERTLDRQLQQLDQALEHCLQPERGDSINRVTGSGEFIAVLGSDHVDDTVEKLQQVARETSQSLGSPLLLGAASTSTGEATTAVFLRADQALSAAKDALRA, encoded by the coding sequence ATGACCCCGAGCACTCCTGTCGCCTTCGATGAAACCGAACGCCAGCGCGCCCTGGATGCGCTGCACATCGTGGGCAGCCTGCCCGAACCGGCCTACGACGATATCGTCAAAGTCGCTGCCGCCGTCTGCGGCACCCCGATGGCGCTGGTCACCCTGATCGACCGTGACCGCCAGTGGTTCAAGGCCCGCACCGGCCTGGAAGGCGTGCAGACCGAGCGCAACGTGGCCGTGTGCGACCACGCCATCCGCCAGCCGACCCAGCTGATGGAAGTGGGCGACCTCAACCAGGACGCCCGCTTTGCCGACAACCCCGTGCTGAAGGACCTGGGCGCCCGCTTCTACGCAGGCATGCCGCTGGTCACCGAAGATGGCGCCGCCGTGGGCAGCGTGTGCGTGGTGGACGTCAACCCACGCGAGCTAAACACGACCCAGCGCGAAGCCCTGCAGGCATTGGCCCGGCTGACCATGACCCTGATGGAAAGCCGCGGCCGCGAACGCGAGCAGCAGGTGGCCGCCATCCTGGACCAGGGCGTTGCGGAAGAAACCGCCGTTGCCCCGGACGCTGCCGGCGCCTATACCGTGGTGATCCTGGAGCTGCAGGACCTGTCCGAGCTGGCCCAGCGCCTCGGCGAGCGCACCCTGGACCGCCAGCTGCAGCAGCTGGACCAAGCGCTGGAACATTGCCTGCAACCAGAGCGTGGGGACAGCATCAACCGCGTGACCGGCAGCGGTGAGTTCATCGCCGTGCTCGGCAGCGACCACGTGGACGATACCGTGGAGAAATTGCAGCAGGTGGCCCGTGAAACGAGCCAAAGCTTGGGCAGCCCGCTGCTGCTGGGCGCCGCGTCCACCAGCACTGGCGAAGCCACTACCGCTGTTTTCCTTCGGGCCGACCAGGCATTGAGCGCCGCGAAAGACGCGCTACGCGCCTGA
- a CDS encoding class I SAM-dependent methyltransferase, whose translation MTHYTGPLLTRPLAEALVRARDAGATEWTGSLDLARSSGTATLGAESWQWKGETYAYPGKTKDRTLYYWDGEEFLAVSRFGSALIKLVPTEWDAPTFEIDGIKMLPSAQVSPYEDARRKVALVAPAGKTVLDTCGGLGYFAACCLEAGVTRIQSFEKNPDVLWLRTLNPWSPDPEAASSGGRLSLTHADVSQAIEGLESSSVDAILHDPPRFGIAGELYSQVFYDQLARVIRKGGRMFHYTGAPNKLTSGRDVPREVAKRLEKAGFKAELALDGVLAVKR comes from the coding sequence GTGACGCACTACACCGGCCCCCTGCTCACCCGCCCCCTCGCCGAAGCCCTGGTTCGCGCCCGCGATGCCGGTGCGACCGAGTGGACCGGCTCCCTCGATCTGGCACGCTCCAGCGGTACCGCCACGCTGGGCGCCGAGAGCTGGCAGTGGAAGGGTGAAACCTACGCCTACCCGGGCAAGACCAAGGACCGCACCCTGTACTACTGGGATGGCGAGGAATTCCTGGCGGTATCCCGGTTCGGCTCGGCGCTGATCAAGCTGGTGCCCACCGAGTGGGACGCGCCGACCTTCGAGATCGACGGCATCAAGATGCTGCCCAGCGCGCAGGTTTCGCCTTACGAGGATGCGCGCCGCAAGGTGGCGCTGGTGGCCCCGGCAGGCAAGACCGTGCTCGATACCTGCGGCGGGCTGGGTTACTTCGCTGCCTGCTGCCTGGAGGCCGGGGTCACCCGCATCCAGTCGTTCGAGAAGAATCCGGATGTGCTGTGGCTGCGCACGCTCAACCCGTGGTCGCCCGACCCGGAAGCGGCCAGCAGTGGTGGCCGCCTATCGCTGACCCACGCCGATGTATCGCAGGCGATCGAGGGGCTGGAAAGCAGCTCGGTGGACGCCATCCTGCATGACCCGCCGCGCTTCGGCATCGCCGGCGAGCTGTACTCGCAGGTGTTCTACGACCAGCTGGCGCGGGTGATCCGCAAGGGCGGGCGCATGTTCCATTACACCGGCGCGCCCAACAAGCTCACCAGCGGCCGCGATGTGCCGCGCGAGGTCGCCAAGCGCCTGGAAAAGGCCGGCTTCAAGGCCGAACTGGCCCTCGACGGGGTGCTGGCGGTCAAGCGCTGA
- a CDS encoding MerC domain-containing protein — translation MKTTNALLDAGAIALSSLCLLHCLALPLLAAALPLMGVWAEAEWVHIVFVAIAAPTTGFALWRAHRKQPLPAVAIISATAGLLLLLAGAAGWPSHEAETPMTVTGSLLLASTHIWNAWRRHRH, via the coding sequence ATGAAGACCACCAACGCCCTGCTCGACGCCGGCGCCATCGCCCTTTCCAGCCTGTGCCTGCTGCACTGCCTGGCCCTGCCGCTGCTCGCCGCCGCCCTGCCGCTGATGGGGGTGTGGGCTGAAGCGGAGTGGGTACACATCGTGTTCGTGGCCATCGCCGCCCCGACCACCGGCTTCGCGCTATGGCGCGCCCACCGCAAGCAACCGCTGCCGGCCGTGGCGATCATCAGTGCAACCGCCGGTCTGCTTTTGCTTCTGGCGGGCGCAGCCGGGTGGCCGAGCCACGAAGCGGAGACGCCGATGACGGTAACCGGCAGCCTGCTCCTCGCCAGCACCCACATCTGGAACGCCTGGCGCCGCCACCGTCATTGA
- a CDS encoding winged helix-turn-helix transcriptional regulator produces MARRVYGKTGCSVEATLSVIGGTWKPVILFYLVSRTRRFMELTRLIPNATQSMLTSQLRELEADGVVVRHVYPEVPPKVEYRLSELGRTLVPVLLAMRDWGDSYKKTQETAEEA; encoded by the coding sequence ATGGCGCGGCGCGTATATGGCAAAACCGGCTGCAGCGTGGAGGCCACGCTGTCGGTCATCGGCGGCACGTGGAAGCCGGTGATCCTGTTCTACCTGGTGTCACGCACCCGGCGATTCATGGAGCTGACCCGGCTCATCCCCAACGCCACCCAATCGATGTTGACCAGCCAGCTCCGCGAGCTGGAGGCCGATGGCGTGGTAGTGCGGCATGTGTACCCCGAGGTGCCGCCGAAGGTGGAGTACAGGCTTTCGGAACTGGGCCGGACACTGGTGCCGGTGCTGTTGGCGATGCGGGATTGGGGGGATTCGTACAAGAAGACCCAGGAGACCGCTGAAGAGGCGTGA